Part of the Primulina huaijiensis isolate GDHJ02 unplaced genomic scaffold, ASM1229523v2 scaffold42807, whole genome shotgun sequence genome, GAGGATTTCGAAGGGGAAGAAGGGAGGCAAGAAGAAAGTGTGAGTGATTTTGTTATTAATTGCGTTTTAATGTAACCTAAGGAAGTGATTTGCTAATTCCTTTTATGGATTACAGGGCTGATCCGTTTGCTAAGAAGGATTGGTACGATGTTAAGGCACCGTCGATCTTCAATACTAGAAATGTTGGCAAAACCCTTGTCACTCGTACTCAGGGTACTAAGGTATAattttaagagtattacttAATTTTTGTTCTAAATTTAAACTTTTTATGTAATGTGGAGCTGAATGTTATTCTTGCGATCTCATGGttttttcttatgtattttCATTCGCATTTTGATCTCTAATGACGTTGTCCACGTGTGGACTGTGATTTCAGAATTTGTATCTCATTTGGTTTTTCTGAGTTTTTGTTTTAACGTTGTTGTTTTTCAGCtaggtagttttttttttttcccgaacTAGATTTGAAGAACATGTATATTTTGTTTTGCTTTTGACGAAATTAATTAGAAAGCATAAATCAGAGTCTATCTGGTAATCTATTGCAAGCCTCTTTCTAGGCTTGTTTCCTGTTTTGGTCTTGAAGGTACTAAATTTAATCTTctccatctttctttttatcttACGGTTCCTTGCTGGATTTAATACCTGAATAGAGATTAATATCGTTGGTTGAATATGAATTTCTTTTAATACCTGAATAGAGATAAATGTTGTTGGTTGAATACGTATTTATTTTAATACCTGAATGGGAGATTAAGGATGTTGGTTGGATATGGATTTCTATTGCTTTGACACTTAACTTCTGTAGTTTGTACGTATCTATTTTAACGGCGCGTTGGATGCTCAAAAGTGGCATAAGTCTCTGGGCATTTTTCTTAGATTGCATCTGAAGGACTCAAGCACCGTGTGTTTGAGGCTTCCTTGGCCGATCTGCAAGGTGATGAAGATCATGCCTTCAGAAAGATCCGCTTGAGAGCTGAGGATGTTCAGGGAAAGAATGTTCTCACAAATTTTTGGGTATGAAGATGGAAAAGACAAATTTTATCAGTACACGCTTGGTGTGTCTCTAATcgtaatattatatttgaaattgcaGGGTATGGACTTTACTACTGATAAATTAAGGTCACTTGTCAGAAAATGGCAATCACTGATTGAGGCTCATGTTGATGTCAAGACAACTGACAACTATACTTTGAGGATGTTTAGCATTGGCTTCACCAAGAAGCGTGTGAATCAACAGAAGAGGACATGTTACGCCCAGTCCAGCCAGATTCGTCAAGTaagtacttttttaaaaatagaagcgtacatatttttcaataaaaccGCATATTATATGGGGTTATGGAATATAGACCTATGAAGAAATGCAAAGCAATGCAAATGTTCGATTTCGGATTTTCATTGTTATTTAAACCTGTATTGCCTTTTTTATAGATTCGAAGGAAGATGCGAGAGATCATGGTTAACCAGGCACAATCTTGTGATCTGAAGGATTTGGTTCAGAAGTTCATTCCTGAATCAATTGGCAAAGAGATCGAGAAAGCAACTTCAAGCATCTATCCCCTGCAGAATGTGTACATTCGGAAGGTTAAGATTTTGAAAGCCCCCAAATTTGACCTCGGCAAGTTGATGGAGGTAAACTTTACTATTCCTCTCTCCATAAATATCTGGTATATTGTTAAAAACTTTAGCCATCGAATGGTAATTATGGGTTCTTCTGATACTTATTTCTTTTTGTCCAACTAAGTAGGTAATTGTATCTGGATGCCTTTCAACAACACCCGCCCCCTCCCCGAATTTTTTTACCTTGCCCCCCCTCAGACAGTTCCTCGGTCAGCTGCGAAATTCGGTGGCTTAAAACATTTAACAAAACTCACCATTGGGTCTATGAGTAGTAGTCCCTCATCTGCATTTTGGTTGTTTAGAGTTTAAAACATCAttctttttgtgatttttatgttattttcgTTTTATCGTGGTAGGTTCATGGTGATTATAGCGAAGATGTTGGTGTGAAGTTGGAAAGACCGGCTGAGGAGACAATGGCTGAGGCAACCGAAGTTGTTGGTGCTTAGGTTTGTAATTCCATACCACCTCGGTTCGTTTTTGTGCCTTGCAGCTGGCTTATAGTTATCCTGAGAGCGGGTAACGCACATGTactgttttttaaatttttagagtGAATTTGGAAATGGTTTTGTTCCTTTTGAGATGCGTTGGTTAAAGCTGTCATAATGcgaatttttgtcattttatgtTAATTTTGATCCTTAGATTTAACCTGGTCTCCATTCTCCTTTAGCTGTGTTGATTTTTCTGGATTCTATTTGATCTATTGCCATCTCAGATTGTCGGTTCAAAATTCCATTGCATTTCTATGTATAAGTATCGATAACATATGTTATACTCGTGGAGTAATTTCTAATTTTAGGAGCAATCGGTTACCTATTCTATTAAATAGATCAGAAACTTTCAAGTCGAACATGGATTTatgataatattataaaaaagatCCATACCTGAACTTGTTCGAATGCGAACGAGTCCAATGGCAGCTTACAAATTAACCATAAAACTCAGATTAAATTCATTTTGAAGGATATTATTCTGTTTCTACTGCAATGAAGAAGtccatgtgatatctgaaatttaataaattgaaaCATCTTGATCTTAAATTGCAAGGGGAGTTTATACAAGATCtattgtaatttttaaaggtttttgattattttaaaatgattatttagagtttttttttaaaagcggTGAGAAGCAAAAGTAGAGaatgtttgaaaataaaattataaaatcaataTAAGTTAAAATTTGAGTGTTTAGAGAAAAATTGATTTGTTAACATTtgtctttttaaattatataacttTTGGTATTCACATAAtcaacaatatatttatataattattattatattttgaatattttatatcaaaattaatttatctttttataaCTTGAAAAGTTAtataagatttaataaaataaaaaaacaaatgaaaaaaatttgtataagtgcacaaaatatgtaaaataaataaataaatttagaaatataaattataattttttttaaatataaaatgcttgtaataaaaattgattttgaaatttatgaatttcattTGAAACTCTTAGAAACTCATACATAAATacaatttaaaactttaaaaaaaatccaaaaatatttataaaaatcgaGAGTAATTGTGgaatatgataaaattttcaagaattcaaatgtcaaattataattttaaattattaacaaaaaaataaaagcatGAAAAAAATCTCAATCTTGCTTCTAACTTTTGGTTAAAAGTTAGAGAAGTTGAAAAAAAAGTTGATTTTTATAAACACTCCAAAACATTTTCACTCGGCTATAATCCAAGAAGTGTTTTTGAAAACTCTCTGAAACACTCGTAATTTGAAGGATTCCAAAAGATATGTAAGTATTAATCATCTTATAGGAAGTTATATAGATAATgcttcttttaaatttttttaaaattttgcctCTTGATACTATGgacataaaacaataaaaaggaTTACTTACGTATGAAACAGAGTAGGTCTCAGTTAGCCAAGAATTGATCCAAGACGATCAAGTATATGTATATTGTGTAACGATATTACATATTTATATCAATTTCACAGATCGACTCAGTTCATACATGTAGTGAAAAAcaatacttaaaaaaaatattctttcaTGGATCGGATTAGATCGAAGATTTGTCTCATAAaacaatacatatttatatcaaTATTCTTGTATGCCGAGCAGAAGCAGGAGTGTTGCTGGAGTCATCATGTGAGGAACGAttaaacaaatattataaatgcATATGATCACCAAATGACCCAAATATGCCCTCCCAAAGTTCAGCCACTAACCCCAGTTTCAGTTATTGGATCAGAGCACCCGATCACTTTAGGTGCAAAAGCAAGAGGATTTCTTGATTCAATCTGTCTGCGGGTTGCAAGAACGGTCTCTACACGGACAGGTTTGTTGAAGCAATCTATACAAGCACATGGTTCCAAACAGTACACACCAGCCGCAAAACATTCACAGTAGCTGCATTCACAaagtaattttattataaacatTACTTCATCAAAAAAATGTAAACCCAAATACATATTTGTCAGTGGAGTCCGACCGTGCTCAAGCATTGAAGTCAGGGTTTAAGGGAAGAGTTGAATTGCAATAGAAAAGGTATAAAAATTGTAGGACTAAACGTGAGCCAATATTCCAAAAGTATAGCTGATAGCAAAACTCGAATATCTTAATCTGTAGAAAAGCCCACACAACAAGGTTCAATTAACACAGATTCTCAAGTTCACGGAAGCCATAAAGAATAAAGAGCTTACAGTTTTAAACATTTTGATTTCTTGCAGTTACATCGCTTACAGGCTCCATTTTCCCCACCTTGTTCCGATCTATGCCTGGCAACACAAATTCAAATATAAGTTGAAAAGATCTAATAAATTAAGGAAAACTAGATCTCTAACTTCATTAGGTACacaatggtaaaaaaaaaaatgaaaatttgattCAGATTAGTCTTAATCGGATTCTATTGATATTCGAATTGAGTTACACTCTTAATTCAGTAATAAATCcgatataatataaaattggtGTCGTTTCATTATGGCACATTACAGAACTAATTTAAGCCAACCGTCCGCTCCAACTTGTCAAATGACATCCCTAGTTCCTTCCTTCAAACTAAGATGTGAAAATTAGTATGATAATTTGACTAGTGACAAGTCTAACACGATTATTGTAATATGCATGGACTAACAAGTATAGTTATATACTAAATTTATTTCAGAATATCAAACTAATAACATTTTATGTGATTTATTTAAgttaagttttttaaaaatttatattttaaaaacaacaaTGTGTTATATATACTCAATCATGCATATacttaatattttgtttatatttaaacaaattaatataattatttatcacCATACCTCTATATATAGTCAAGTTTATATAGTGAAATATCACAAAATAATTAGCTAATAAATAGTGGGAATAATAACTTTAGAACATGAGCGAAACCCATGCTTGATCTAGCAATTATTTTACCTTGATTTTTTTAACGGGTCGAATCCAAATATCCAACTAAACGGGAAATCCAATGACTCGTTTGGGTAACGTACGACCCGATCGAAGCTCAATTTTTGGCGCGCCGGTGAATTTAAAATAGTGGGCCATACACTAAGCCTGCATTACTTATGTATTCCTTGTCATGAGCACTccctaattttttaattttgtactAAACGTCTATGCTTTTGTAAGTCTGTacttaaattttgataattgaaAGAGAATAATGTTATATAAGATAAAGATATTGTTGTggttttactaaaaaaaataagtttgaaATCATTTTTTCTACAAACAGTTTGGCTTGAGCTTATATtaactttgaatttttattttcaaacactTCCTGCttgtatttttttcataaaagtgATTTATAGTCTCTAAAATAATCACTTCAAACTACGTAGAAGATCTTTCAAACACTCTTTTAAACCTAATCGTTAGattctatttaatttaatttaaatccatAAGCTGGTGGGATGTTAATTATGCTTATACAAAGTGATTGTGGTAAAAACAAATTAGTatattaaaataacttatttatcaaatagtactcattttttattttcaactttttttttcagATACTACTCACTTCTGATTTCTCAACTTCTTTGTAGTTTATAAATTTAACTGCTTATGTAGGAACATAATCTTTTGCAAACTCTCCCTTATTGAATCGATCAAATTTTATAGCCTTGCTATTTATCTTTCTGGTGATTATCATTTTCTCACTTTGTCCAAGATCAATTCAAATATGATCTAAACTACGCCATGATATTCattgaataaaattgaaattggaCAATCTCCAAACAATGagattttattgatttatttatttggccCTTGATGACCATTCTCACATTGTGTCATAGATATATATTTCGTTTAATTTCACTATGTCGGAACTATTTCAAACCCAATCAGGGAAGACTCGTCACTAGTTTTACTTCTCCCCCAGTTCCCACTTAGCAATAAAACCTCAATCTTAATTTATTGTTGGAATGTTTTCGTGTCCAAATAGAAAGATGAATaagaatatgaaattaaattttatcaaatcaaaaGTAATTTGTATACAATTTCCAATTGGACAtgaaaatatttgtaaaatataGAATGTATTACGAATAGTTTTAATTGTGCTTTTCACtgtgattttaaaatttccagAATCTTATGATATTTGAATAGTTCTTTTGTGAGATGGGTGAACTCtacccatatttacaataaaaaataatactttcaCGGATTacccaaatagaatatttgtcttacaaaattgatcaatgaaatcgtctcacatgaatttttatgcttatttttttttgttattattattattatatatagatTTTCAAGAAAAACGTGTTTTTAACACAATTCATGCAACAAATcaagttaaaataaattaatgattgTACAAAAACAGCCTCGTTGAAAACTAAAAGTGGCAGATATTTCAAACCTACCAATTatcgatttttttatttcattttttctttctttattttatattttttgcttTTACTTTGCCgaattcttttaaataataCGGTCCCCTTTCTCAGTGAGTATTGTCGCTTTTGTCCGTGGTCCTTTGTTAAAAAATCCTTCCATCACGTGACTCCCCCGTACTctttttataaagaatcgaGCTACATTTGgagatatttttattaaattatatattaattattcaaaGTATTCAAGTGTTAttccatatttttaaatattatatggtaTTCGTATCATATATTTATCTACCCATTGAATCCTTGGATCTGTTTACTTTCCCAAATTCCCACAATCTCCGCTAGAAGAAGTTCATGTGCTATGATAATGTCCACGCATGCGTAGTAATGCATGTGACAAATTATTCGTTAGCATAAATTCCAAAAcaagttaa contains:
- the LOC140969860 gene encoding small ribosomal subunit protein eS1-like, with the translated sequence MDYRADPFAKKDWYDVKAPSIFNTRNVGKTLVTRTQGTKIASEGLKHRVFEASLADLQGDEDHAFRKIRLRAEDVQGKNVLTNFWGMDFTTDKLRSLVRKWQSLIEAHVDVKTTDNYTLRMFSIGFTKKRVNQQKRTCYAQSSQIRQIRRKMREIMVNQAQSCDLKDLVQKFIPESIGKEIEKATSSIYPLQNVYIRKVKILKAPKFDLGKLMEVHGDYSEDVGVKLERPAEETMAEATEVVGA